The genomic interval gatccaaagccatatgatcatcgatcatatgcaaagttaagtagaatgaaatactgtctgtgtatccggtattttcattcatgaacggggaatttaaggtgtaagagttgcttacattttcacttcgaggccccacagaagcaaaactatATCGAGGAGAGatcccggtggagaagctgtttctacaagccgagccgCAAGGACGGACTACGGCTTGCACCAACGTGTTATGGTAACGAACAGCCGCCCAGCCCTCCGGAGCTAACGCTATTgctcacagagcgaacgcagaggttagctgaaaaccaaccgcttgttgactgtggacgtttattcgaacttcatcgcccttggacaacgttaaCACACCATGGTCAGTGGTTAGGCTTGgtcagattaacagataggtttaggatgaaatgatctaaacgttttcatgttatgaagtttgttttgtggaacctggcgatCTTTAGCGCTCGTAGGCCAGCTACGGCACGTGCCGgttccgtgttctttgtatgttttaaagctaagataaactttatttaaagggtggttttaaccagaacattgctcataacgcgccgtccgcgcttatgcatttgaaccctctcattaatcctggtattttaaaggtatgtgttgattctggtgctaagctatccgcttcttgctagcttaactgctaacggtaagaacacgtgtgctagcattaaggctagtcaacagaaaggttgttagttttcaagctagtgaataatagtccctgaacataatttgctagagttgataactaagtaaagggagagtgtcagggtggtttccgggctttgttaaccaggctggtggcagatgggaaaaactgttcttgtggcgtgaggttttggtccggatggaccgcagcctcctgccagaggggagggactcaaagagtctgtgaccggggtgggagggatcagccagaatcttccctgcccgcttcagggtcctggaggtgtacagttcctggagcgacagtagactgcagccaatcaccttctcagcagaccgaatgacacgctgcagcctgcccttatccttggctgtagcagtggcgtaccagatggtgatagaggaggtgaggatggactcaatgatggctgtgtagaagtgcaccatcatagtctttggcgggttgaatttcttcagctgccgcaggaagaacatcctctgctgggctttcttgatgagggagctgatgtttggctcccacttgagatcctgggagatgatggttcccaggaagcggaaagattccacagtgtcaattgtggagtcacagagggtgatgggggcaggtagggctgggttctgcctgaagtccacaaccatctccactgtctttagagcgttgagctcaaggttgttctggctgcaccagtccaacagatggtccacctcccatctgtacgcggactcgtcaccatcagagatgagtccgatcagggtggtgtcgtccgcaaacttcagaagcttgacagactggtgactggaggtgcagctgttggtgtacagggagaagagcagaggagagagaacacagccttggggggaaccggtgctgatggtcagggagtcagagacgtgcttccccagcctcacgcgctgcttcctgtcagacaggaagtcattgatccacctgcaggtggagtcgggcacactcagttgggagagcttctcctgtagcagaactgggacgatggtgttgaaggcagagctgaaatccacaaacaggatcctggcgtaggttcctgtggagtccaggtgccggaggatgaagtgaagggctaggttgactgcatcatctacagacctgttggctctgtggtcatgatttctaatcatctttaatcaacttgtttatattgtacatagcccattagtcttcattattctttaattctgctcggtagtttagttgaattgttttagcagagtaaagagtttgttgattgaaatatgtttgactttgagttgacttatgtttgttaataaattcttgtattttaagaaattgtgtgaattaattccatatatgtgcagagtttatgctgttcaataatgccagagcttgtctcacacctttctattttgtcttgataccatcgccttactggtattcacaggacaatccttaacagactgaaatattatttggtaaaatattaatattaaataatattcgcagattcatatttacaatatcaATATGGAAGTTCATGTTTGACTCACAAATTAGATTATTTCTTTAAGTCTTTCTGATCTTGGTGAAATTCAGTATTTACTCTATACAGGGCCAACACACGATTGAATGGGGCCTTGAACAGAATTTGATTTTGGAGGCCAACTTGAAGTTAAGCCTGCCAGCTACAGCAGCTCTTCTAACATCTcttatgcttgaacattttcacactaCTCATATAACACtacttgttttatatttaactgACAAGTCAACAAAAAATGCCTTAAATTAACTGCACGAAGAACTAcaatgtataaaaatgtttttttttagaaattagtcaaaGGAGTTGTACAgataatttaaatattgttaaatGTTTATAGAAAAACTTGTGAACATTTGTTTATCAGTGATGAGAAGTATATTTTATGGGTGAGGTCATATGTTTATTTAATGGAGTTCTTGACTAAGTTTGTACTTTTAATGCCAAAATAAAACCCGTATTGCATTTAGAACTATATTTAGACtagaagaaatatattttaattaaatgtgacTTTATGTTCTATTGTACATCATCAATATATAATGTATGAATGTAAGAATATTGATTTTTAGATCGGTATTTTGTCAAAACTTAAATATATGGCTACACTTTGAAGAATTTTGAGAATCTTGTGACTTATTACTTGTATCAGcttttaaaaaaggtaaatCTTTGAAGCCAACAgctattaaatgaaaaaaaaaaaaacctaaaacaaatcACTATTATCACTATTAATTCCAAAGTGGAcactttaaaaaagtttttgagACTGATTTTCTGTGTGAGAAGTTATGCTCCCCTGAGGGCCCCCTGCAGGTTTAGAGACCCTAACTCAGCAGATTAGTTTGCTTCTGCCTTAGGCTGACTCTATCTTTTTGTATTATTCCACACACTACCCTTTCATCAGCTTTATTGGGGTGTGTACAGTGACAAGGGAGCATTATCTCAAAAAAGCTGACACATTTTACAGCACTTGCTCATGATGCAGTTTACTGTTTATCTTTGATAAAGGGCTCTAAATGTTGGTTCTGAGTAAAAGTCTATATTAGGGTTTCAGTAAAATGTCCTCCAGTTGTTTTTACATACAGCTGTCCATACATTCACCCCAAACTGCCTTGTGTTGGAACAAGGTCGGCTGTGTGCTCTTTCTTCACCGGGAACACTGGTGTCTCTCAATTTCAGTGTAATTCAGGAGGCTGTAATAAGAAATGCTTCTCTTTTGTGTACATTCTGTTCTCTGACAGAAATAACATGGTTCTCCAAGGACCCTCTAATTAGACCTCACGCTTAATAAACAGTAATGCAGAGCCAGGAGACAAAGCAATGTAAACATGTATTGAAATAAAGACACTAAATTAAGTTAATGATGGTAATAAACTCCGCTGTAAATGTGGGTCATAGTAAGTTGACTGCCAACAAGCAGCACGGATCAGCTGTCAAAAGGGCTTTTGTAGTCCTAGCTTGATAAGCAGGTAAGGACAGCTCCAAATCAGGGCAAATTTTGTTTGTTAAACCTACaggtgaaacattttaaaggatTAATTGAATCGACGACAGcaagacaaaatgtttttggtccAAGTTTGACCAAGTGTCTAAATGTCTTCCCTTGATTCAGGGGAATTAAGTAAAATTTTGTGTTGGGTCTTTGCAGAACTGATAAACTAATTCAAAGAAAGAACCTTAGCATAAACATCGCTCCCCTTTAAGCAGcacctctctcttttttttttttttttttataataaccGGCTATCACTTCCTTCAGGAATGAGTCCActtctaacaaaaaaaaaaaaaatcaaaaaagacACAATGGTAGTAACACCTTGAAAAACaatctcttcttcttcttaagcCAAGTGCAGTTAGCTCGTCGTGTTAGCTACCAGGGGAACAGGACATGAAATTGTTCCCACTGCTCCCATGTAGcgttaacataaaatcaaaacaaagttcacataaacaaatacaaattacaGGAAAATGATACCACATCAAATAATGGCATAATCATTATGCCAGTTAAACTGACTGTAATGACTTTTGTTGTTAAATACAGGAAATTCAGTGAAATTATTAATGATTTAGATAATTATTAACCATTAGGTGCAAATTAATTCATACCCGTGACAAATTTAAACTTAGTTTAAACCAAGAAATTTAATTATtataggaaatgagacaggaATCTCTAAAGAGATaccaaaacaatgtaaaaaagtgttaattttgaaacaaaaagtatttgttttatttacattttatttaaagaaagttaAATATATTCATACCCTTCTTAACAACCgacacagttttttttgttagcATTACAGCCATCAAATTCTTCTTACACTTGCTgaacagctttttgcatgttgtcAATGGTATTTTGGTGATTGATCCTTAGCAAAGGTCTCCTtttcatcaccctaatctttagctccctccacagattctttgTCAGATTCCAGTTGGGACTCTGCCTGAGCCACTCCGAAACGTTAATAttgcttccagtcagaagaaataaCCGGTAAAACTAACCCTAAATCTTCCAGGGATATGAATAACTTTGGGCTTACCTATAAATCATATCAATATTGTTGATTTATTTGGTAACATACTATAAGATGGTGTGAAACTAGATACTGTATAACTCGGATGTTCTGACTGCTAACTCTGTTTATATTTGTCTCCCTCAGACTCCACCGAAGAGGAGCTTAGACGGCATGCAAAGTTGTGAAATTTCCTCAGACAGCACTGATGATCCTCTTAGTAGCGGCTTTCACCCTCATCGACAGCCTCGAATAGTAGTAATTGGTGCTGGCTTGGCCGGCCTTGCTGCAACAAGGGTCCTACTGAAAAACGGATTCACGGATGTCACAGTCCTAGAAGCATCAGACCACATCGGTGGGAGAGTTCAGAGTGTTAAGAACGGTGAGAGGATGTTTTACTGTTTAGTCGATGTTTCTGCTTTAAAAGCCTTCTTTTGAACATACTAAGAAGTGAGTCAGTCAGGAGGGTGCTGGCCATTTCGCCTCTTTATTATTTTAgagctttttaatttttgtttgctgcttaatgtttttttgggTTTGAACTGATGACATTTTGCCACAGGACATTTTGTACCTGCAAGGCATCAATTTGTTCCCACCAAGGGGATGTTTTGTACTGGCTTTGACAATAACAAGTTATTTTGGGTTGAACAGGGGCCATAATCAATTTTCATAAGCGTCAACTGGCCCAGATGGGGATCAGAAGCACAAGCAATggaaacaatgtttttagaagATATACAGTTTAATTGAATCATACCTACAATATCAGCTTTTTTTATAACCATGTATATCTATAATTTATGAAAgtactttaaagaaaaataaactgatttaagaaCATGTGTGTGGCAACACGCCGGTATTAAATAGTTGTATAAATTGACCCAAAGGTGGGTCAGTGGTATctattatgccccttttccaccggCTCTTTTTAGCTCCACTACtgtgtttggtttggaaatttatTGACTGTCTTTAAGCGACCCATCGTCTGCAGGAGAAGGGAGCAggcagctgcctgtaatcagaaGGCCTGCACCGGGTCAAACAGGAGGAATACTTTGCTGAAACCATGGAGAACAAATATCCAAAATCCAACTTAAACAatagtaaaaaattatttgtattttgtttatttattttctatatatttatctgttttttatcatttcacgcaGACTACCTTAATATGACAATGTCACACAGGAACATTAATAGCAGAACAGTCCATTACGCTGACAGCTGGAAGCGAGGCTTCAAACCAtagctccagccgtcagtgggtcagtggaaacacaacaggtaccGTGCTGAGTAGAGAGAGACTGAGCGGAGCGGAGCCGTGCTGCATCGCGCTGCCTAATTAGAGcctgtggaaaaggggcattagactgtagaatattatattttctttagGCCTAGTGCAATACATCCAAGAGTTTGCTATGGATCATAATCTTTATGAGTTTATTTATGCTCCTACATTCACTTGAGCCCAACTCATATCACCTTTCCATGTTCCCAAGATGTGCTCTTTAGATCTCTGTTTCATATGATTCTGGAACTTATTGGGGTTTTCTTCCATTTTGCTAGATTTTGCCTTAGTAATCTAGAAACAATGAACTTACAATAGCATACTTGTAAAATTGTGGAATACGGGTGGTGGCAACACGAACATGACCATAATGAACTGAACAGATTCCATTATTTCACAGTCTTTGCCAACCCAGCAGACTGTAGTATTTCTAATCTTACCAAGCGGATTCTAAGCTATTATTTGTAACCTAGCTGACCTTGCAGACCATAGTATTTTAACAAAAGTAGTCCACCTTTAGGTTATTTTTTATCAGGCTTATCAGTGATGATTTATGTAAAAGTAATTTTACTTTATATACTCATATATGGCTGTAAGGACATTAGAGTATATTATTCCAATAGATATTATTGGACAGACAAGTTATACAATATTTGGGTATTATCAGTGGTCATAACTGGTTACGTTTCATGGCTTAGTGTCTCAAGTGGAGATCAGACTCACAATCAGTGGAAATAAATTGTAATATATAATGTTCAAAAAAACAATGctattaaaattaattataaGGAAGATTTTATGATTTATATGATTATTTATCTCCACAAACCATCAAAATACGTGTCTACAAAGAGCAATGAACTGATGCACAATGGTTAAAAACAAGGGTTCAAAATGGTTTGTTCATGGGCACAAAATGGCAGCAGGTGTAAACCGAACGTCAGCTGCCTCAGTTACCAAATGTGTAGAATgctcaaaattaaattaaattaaattatcttGTATCACATTAAGGTTTATGTACTTTGATTAATGCTTATTTGCAAAGCAGCTAATTTATTTGGTCTTTCATTCAAACAATGGATTACTTCACTGAATATTTGGAATGTACATATAATAATCCTGGATttaaatttacatatttttgtagTGCTGGTAGGTTTTCTCTACAAGAGTAGCTGAAGTACAGGTGTTGTATCAGTAGAAAAATATCCCCTGCCTGGGAGTTTCCCAATTAAAACACTTTCAATTAGCAAGAATTAACAAGTAGAGACCCCCTGTCCACAACATTGTGGGAGTCATAGTGAAAGTATTTAATATGGAGATGTCCCTCTGCCATTTGTAGATTTACTGTGAGTCAAAAACAGGGTAAAGGCACCTCCTTGGTAAagattttgttaaatgtttttattttagataaagCTGTGGTGTCTAAGTCTGGTCTTCAAGGATCAGAGCTCTGCAATCTTTAGGAGTTTCCCTGCTTAAACAAACcgaaaataaatgaatggatCTCTAGCAGAACGTGATGATaatgtgagcagccatctgaaATATGTGTGATGGAGCTTCAGAACATGAGGGAATCCACCAGATTGAAGGACACCATTGATGCATGCAGTAGATGaatataaaaactgtttatagtAAATATTTAAGGTATTCCAGTGGACTTTATGTTACTGGAGTTGACCTTCCAATTATCTGCCAATGAAATGTGATTGCAGCTGAGCTTTTTAGACTTTATATCCAGTGCTGTTCATTCAGGGGTTATAACTACATtggaataaattagaatattatcaaAAAGCTGATATATTTCTGTAATTCAATCcaaattttctctttttgtcatAGGAAGAGCAACCTTGGAACTTGGAGCTACCTGGATTCATGGTGCCAACGGGAACCCAGTGTATCACCTGGCAGAGGAAAATGGGCTGCTGGAGCACACCACAGATGGAGAGAGGAGTGAGGGACGCATCAGCCTGTACACCAAGAATGGTGTGGCCCACTATCAGACCAATGTGGGCAAAAGGATCCCCAAGGATCTGGTGGAGGAGTTCAGCGACCTGTACAATGATGTGAGTGCACACAGACATTGATAGTTGCACATCTGAATTTACATTCACATGCACAAATTGTACTATGCATGGTCCAGCCTGCAAAGCAACTTAAAAAAACTGTCTGCGAATGTCACAAAGACCATTCTGCTGGCAGTCACGATGCTGCAAGCAGATTATACAAGGTCACTGGTTACTCTTAAAGTAGGTGGCTGTGCTGCAAAACATTGTGTAATCTCTAAACCTTTGGTTAAAATTCAGGTGGAAAAGTTTCCACAGATACTAATTGTGCAAGTTTGTGGGGAAAAAGGGGTTATAGCAGTAGCTCTAAAGGTGGACACTCCATGTTTACTTTTaatgaaatctttaaaaaaaactatagtgataaaaaaaaataaaaaaataataatacatttgacAAGGTAATCCTCGCACTAAGTATGTAGTGGCTACATTTCCTTGGTACATTTAGTGGAGGATTTCTGTTGTATAAATAGGTCATGTCTGAAAAAGCAATTACAGTGAGGAGCTGCTGGATTCACAGACAGCATTGTGATTTTGTTAATGGCTGTACGTCATCCTCCCTTTAtccaatttattaaatatgaaaaacacattttacaatgtGCATCCTGGAAGCAAGAAATCCATCTGGCagctggttggatggatggatggatggatggatggataagtcAGTCACGTAATGAAAGGGTGGATGTTTGTCTATTTCCATACtttgatttgaaaatgattgaaagaaattccaaacttttccagATTGCATAGGAACCCAGGACAGTGTCTAAGCACCAGCAAACCTGgtcacatttttaatatttgagTGTAAAACATAAAGCGATGAATCTGTCTCTCTTTGGGCAGAATCCCATCATTTGTTACCAAGTATTTATTATGATCTAGTCATCAAAGGCAGCCCCCATGGCAAAAAGTTTGAACACCCCTTGCAAAACCATTCacaaaatgaatatttattttgaaatatccAGAAGTAATTAGTAGATGTGCCAGGCACTGCTGCCTCAGACTGAGAAAGCCTTTGAACAATGTTTGTAAATAATTAGAAATATTATTTCTAAAGGTTACAATATCACCATTCGGGACATACTTTAGCCAGGGTTCCAACTTTACCAAGCACAGCACTCAAGCTGAATATATTACCTCTGTATGCTACGTCTGCTATCTGCTGGAAGCCCGTGGTCCCGCTTTTTCTTTGAAGTGAAATCCAGCTTTAATGACTAGAAATGGAGACAGTGTGGCATGACACTGTGAGCTGTTTTCCCTGAAAACATGATGATGCATAACAGATTGTAGTTCAAGGAAAAGATGTGTACAGAGATACAAATCAGCATTCCTCATACATCCTGTCTGCATAGTAGTGTTTCTGTTGTTAGTACTAGATGTGAGTCAGTAGGACATTCTCATTGCATGACAACCATGAGTAAAAATACAACGGATTCACGGCATCGAcgcaaaattttaaaacaaattacttCTATTTACAACAGGAAATCAACCGTTTTCCTTGCTGCTGTGAAAATAACATATTGGTAATTACTGTTAATAATGTAAGGATGTAATCTATACACTTTAATTATTCTAATGTTGGTATACCTTAACCCAGGTAACCAGCTCACACCTAATCCttactttttattcatttttttatataagcATAGTGCTTTTGTCCGTTGCCATAAATGAGATGTCCTTCTGATAGAAATCAATTGTTTTCACTGACCTCCTCTGTCTTTCTTTACTTCCCTCCTCCTTGTCTTTCCTCTCTTGCTGCATTTTGCCCTCCTTCAGGTATATGAGCTGACTCAGGAGTTCTTCCAGAACGGGAAGCCAGTTTGTGCTGAGAGCCAGAACAGCGTCGGCGTTTTTACACGAGACCTAGTTCGAAAGAAGATTATGGTGGACCCTGATGATTCCGAATGCACCAAGAAGCTTAAACTCTCGATGCTTCAACAGTACCTCAAGGTGTGTGGGTTCTTCACATCCGTATCCTTGGCCTTATTAAAACCCTTtgaactttctcacattttcttCTTGTTACAACCCAAATAATCAGTGTGCTATCTTGGGATTTTAGTGATTTTGAATTTCTGGTTCAATTGTACTCACCACACTCAGGCCTGATAACTGCCACACTCGTACAATCAAGAAATCTCTTAAATAGAGACTGTCTGAGAACATGAAGTTGGCTAAAATATCTCGAAAAGAAACACCCTGCCccagtctaaaaaaaaaacagatgaggGTTACGGGGACTCAACAGGAGTTCAAAAAAGAACCCATCTAAaccactgcaggcctcactgttCACAATATAAGAAAGGAACTGGGAACAAATGCCATcaatgggagagttccaaggccaaaaccactgctgaccaaaaacaacacaaatgactgaaaaacaagTTGATGATTCctgagacttttgggaaaatattctgtggacagaCAGGCCTGGATGTGGCATGTAACACCTGGTTAATAATGGGACCAATTATATTTTCATATAGAACCAGTTTGGTTTggctagctttttttttttttccttaataaataaaatcatcatttaagatctgctttttgtatttactcaagttatttatgtctgatataaaaattaGTTTGGGATGATTTGAAAAAACTGACAAGCAAgcaaaatagaagaaatctgtgagggTCCAAATACGTTTTCGCAATACTGTAGTTTCTTCCTCTTTTGTGTCTCCTGTGTACAGGCATCAACATAGTTTTGTTGTTATTCCCTTGGATCAACACACGTTTGGATCTGTTACTTTAGACCTGCGGCTGTTGCTGTAGCAACTTCATTGCTTTTTATTGGTCTTGTAAAACGGATTTTGCTGTAGGCACGTTTGTGTTTTGAGTAATGTcaaaaaatctgacattttgtCTCTCTTTAAGGTGGAGAGCTGTGAGAGCAGCTCTCCCAGCATGGATGAAGTGTCTTTGAGTGAGTTTGGGGAGTGGACAGAGATCCCTGGCGCACATTACGTCATTCCTGAAGGCTTCATGAAGATTGTGGACCTCTTAGCCCAGGACATCCCGTCTCATACCATCTGCCTTTGCAAACCAGTCCGCTGCATTCACTGGAACTACTCGGCCCAGCATCGTGA from Girardinichthys multiradiatus isolate DD_20200921_A chromosome 5, DD_fGirMul_XY1, whole genome shotgun sequence carries:
- the smox gene encoding spermine oxidase isoform X1 translates to MQSCEISSDSTDDPLSSGFHPHRQPRIVVIGAGLAGLAATRVLLKNGFTDVTVLEASDHIGGRVQSVKNGRATLELGATWIHGANGNPVYHLAEENGLLEHTTDGERSEGRISLYTKNGVAHYQTNVGKRIPKDLVEEFSDLYNDVYELTQEFFQNGKPVCAESQNSVGVFTRDLVRKKIMVDPDDSECTKKLKLSMLQQYLKVESCESSSPSMDEVSLSEFGEWTEIPGAHYVIPEGFMKIVDLLAQDIPSHTICLCKPVRCIHWNYSAQHRDVIGKSSDTRRDDNHNDNNQGHQSNEDPLILGQPIWVECEDEEWIPADHVIVTASLGVLKQNHEMMFSPSLPEDKVLAIEKLGISTTDKIFLEFDEPFWSPECNSIQFVWEDEAQLEQLAYPEELWYKKICSFDVLYPPERYGYMLSGWICGQEALHMERCDDETVAETCTELLRCFTGNPDIPKPRRILRSSWGSNLYIRGSYSFTRVGSSGEDCERLAMPLPYANSTKAPPLQVLFAGEATHRKYYSTTHGALLSGQREATRLMEVYQDHKA